A region of Lycium barbarum isolate Lr01 chromosome 1, ASM1917538v2, whole genome shotgun sequence DNA encodes the following proteins:
- the LOC132631045 gene encoding putative F-box protein At1g47790, translated as MTKHMHTQVTKKMNKITIKREIPSDISKRKKMKKITRCSSVNAREIHADIAFEVLTRLPIKTLDRFKCVSTSWSSMIRQPEFMKAHRPCGGILIHLLPDYSRLKGLYYASLNGKNEVFVHRVRLPYFSYKDITPVINGLACLYTGHQVSLFNISTLELMELPSSSLRGEGLSVWYALGFDTVDNLYKLLKVSSTVANRLVYEILTLETSSRSSWRWREIAQEGLPWFSTVTDQSYFVSGIIYCKFRTSNFHENGAQYLLALDVHQEHFTIFNLPRVPSYVFSIFERSFILFGQFEGRLAVARVKKTQFDTVLELWALEDQQNSIWSKHNIDLPDELLRYFHTVKPIGNLSSGELLLCGSSSSDYRQTNPFYVYDPVNKKFTKLMVELPNSLGSIGLCFNHITCLMEKITPLNDLVGLRKNV; from the coding sequence ATGACAAAGCATATGCATACGCAAGTCACAAAGAAGATGAATAAAATTACTATCAAGAGAGAAATCCCTTCTGACATCTCGAAaaggaagaagatgaagaagattACTAGGTGCAGTTCAGTAAACGCTAGAGAAATTCATGCTGATATTGCGTTCGAAGTGCTAACTCGGCTACCCATCAAGACCTTGGACAGATTTAAGTGTGTATCGACATCTTGGTCTTCAATGATCCGTCAACCTGAATTCATGAAAGCTCATAGGCCTTGCGGTGGTATACTCATCCATCTTTTGCCCGACTATTCTCGCTTGAAGGGTCTCTATTACGCGTCCCTAAATGGGAAGAATGAAGTGTTCGTTCATCGagtgcgtttgccttattttagTTATAAGGATATTACTCCCGTTATAAATGGCCTTGCTTGCCTTTACACGGGTCATCAAGTTTCACTTTTTAATATATCTACTCTTGAACTTATGGAGCTTCCCTCCTCAAGTTTGCGCGGTGAAGGGCTTAGTGTTTGGTATGCTCTCGGTTTTGATACTGTGGATAATCTGTACAAATTGCTTAAAGTGAGTAGTACAGTTGCCAATCGACTAGTCTACGAGATCCTCACTCTTGAGACAAGTTCACGATCGTCATGGAGATGGAGAGAGATCGCTCAGGAAGGGTTGCCTTGGTTTTCCACTGTTACTGATCAAAGTTACTTTGTGAGTGGTATAATCTATTGCAAATTTAGAACTTCGAACTTCCACGAGAATGGGGCACAATATCTTCTCGCCCTTGATGTCCACCAAGAGCATTTCACAATTTTCAACCTCCCACGCGTGCCCTCATATGTATTCTCAATATTTGAGCGTAGTTTCATACTATTTGGTCAATTTGAAGGGCGCCTAGCCGTAGCACGTGTTAAGAAGACACAGTTTGACACGGTTTTGGAACTTTGGGCATTAGAAGATCAACAAAACTCTATATGGAGCAAGCACAATATAGACTTGCCTGATGAACTCCTTAGATACTTTCATACGGTCAAGCCTATTGGGAATCTTTCTTCCGGTGAGTTATTGCTTTGCGGTTCAAGTTCAAGTGACTATCGCCAAACAAACCCGTTTTATGTTTATGATCCCGTCAACAAGAAATTTACAAAATTGATGGTTGAGCTTCCCAACTCACTAGGCTCGATAGGACTATGTTTTAATCACATAACTTGTCTTATGGAGAAGATAACCCCACTGAATGATTTGGTCGGGTTAAGAAAGAATGTTTAA